The Streptomyces cathayae DNA segment TCAGCGCCTGACCCACTGGAACACGCAAGGGGTCCACGATTCCGCGTGGGCCCCTTCTCCATGCCTCGCACCGCCGTCGGCCATGCACACTCCCGTCGGCCGGAACAGCGGTTTCGACCTCATTCGCTCGCAGTCGTGAACATCCTCGAACCGGCTGGCATATTCGCTCCGCCCCGCTCTACGTTCCGCGGCGGAGGTGGTTCGCATGAACGAACCCGGCAAACGACCGAAGCACGTCGAGCAGCACGAGGCGATCGACGTCAGCGACTTCGTCTACGCGGCGACCGGCGCCCGGGTCCGGAGGCTGACGCTGCCGGACGGAAGCCACTGGTTCCCGGCGGTGGACGTCTGCAAGGAACTCGGACACACCAACTCTCGGAAGGCTCTCGCCGACCATGTCCCCGACGAGCACCGAGAAATGCTCGAGACCGTAACTGGAGGTTACGGTCTCAGCATTCCCGCAGGTAGAGGGTGGCGTCGAGACTTGCACGTCATCTCTCTCCAAGGTCTCATCCTGCTCGTCAACGCCTGCACCAAACCGGCCTGCGCACCCTTCAAGCAGTGGGTCGCCGAAGTCATCGAGACCGTGCAGCGTGAGGGGTACTACTCCCTCGACGAGGCCGAGGTGCAGTCACCCGAGCCGGGTGCCCCCATCGCCTACGCCATGCCGGAACAGGTCGCCGAGGCCATCGTCCGGCTGGAAGCGCACAACCTTCAGCTGGACGAGGAGCTGGCCGACGGGCAGCGCGAATCGATCGCTTTGCACAAGGAGACGCTGGCCCTGCAGAGGGAGGTGCTGGCCGCACAGCAGGGCACGCTCGCCGTGCAACAGGCCACCCTCGCCGTGCAGCAGGCCATGGTCCGGGCGATGGAACGGATCGCGGACCGGATCGACTCCCTCGTCCTCGACCGCCGGCCGCCCCAGGCCCACCTCACCGCGCCGCCCACCACCGAAACGGTCCTGGCCGGCTGGCGGCAGCGGCTGTCCGTGACGGAGGACGTGTGGACGGTGGCCGTGGTGATCGCCCCGGTACTCGTCGAGCAGGGTGAACTGCGCGAGCCGCTGGAGTCGATCGCCGCCCGTACGGGACTTTCCGTGCACCGCGTCAACGAATGCCTCCGGCTGCTGCGCAAGCACGCCTGCATCCGCTCGCGGGGCGGGACCGAGGACGGGGCTCCGGTGTACGTGCTCCATCAGGACTGAGGGACCGGTACGGCAGGAGGGGCGTCGCAATCCGAAGTTGCGGCGCCCCTCCTGTGGTGAACCTAGTGGTTCGTGGGCGTCAGGCCCAGCTGATCAACCGTTTCGGCTGTTCCAGGATCGCGGCCACGTCGGCCAGGAACTTGGAGCCGAGTTCGCCGTCGATCAGGCGGTGGTCGAAGCTCAGGGCGAGGGTGGTGACCTGACGGGGCTTCACCTTGCCCTTGTGGACCCACGGCTGGAGCTTGATCGTGCCGACGGCGAGGATCGCGGACTCACCGGGGTTGAGGATCGGCGTGCCCGTGTCGACGCCGAAGACGCCGACGTTGGTGATCGTCACCGTGCCGTTCTGCATCGCGGACGGGGAGGTCCTGCCCTCCCTGGCCGTGGACACCAGCTCGCCCAGGGACTCGGCGAGCTGCGGCAGCGTCTTGGCGTGGGCGTCCTTGACGTTCGGGACGATCAGGCCGCGCGGGGTGGCCGCCGCGATGCCCAGGTTGACGTAGTGCTTGACCACGATCTCCTGGGCCGCCTCGTCCCACGAGGCGTTGACCTCGGGGTTGCGTCTGATCGCGACCAGCAGGGCCTTGGCGATCAGCAGCAGGGGGCTCACCCGCAGGCCGGTGAACTCCTTGTCCTGCTTGAGCTCCTCGACCAGTTTCATCGTGCGCGTCACGTCGACCGTCACGAACTCCGTGACATGCGGTGCGGTGAACGCCGAGCCGACCATCGCGGCCGCCGTCGCCTTGCGGACGCCCTTGACCGGGATGCGGGTCTCGCGCGCCGTGTCGTACGACACCGGGGCCGGGGCTGGCGCCGGAGCCGGGACCGGGGCGGCCGGGGTGGCTGCCGGGACCGCGGGTGCCGGGACCGCGGCCACCGCCGCATGGACGTCCTCGCGGGTGATGATGCCGTCCGGACCGGTCGGGGTGACCGTCGTCAGGTCGACGCCGAGGTCCTTCGCCAGCTTGCGCACCGGCGGCTTGGCCAGCGGGCGTTCCCGAGGAGCGGCGGGGGCGCCGTAGCCGTTCAGTTCCGTCTGGACGGGTGCCGCCTCCTGCTGGGCGTGGGCGGCGGCGGTGTCCGGAGCCGTCTTGCGCGGGCGGCGGCGCGTCGAGGACGTCGCCACGCCGTAGCCGACCAGGACCGGCTGACGGGCCGGGGGCTCGGCCGCCGGCTCCTCCGGCGCCTGCTCCGGCTCGGCGGCCGGGGCGGGTGCCTCCACCGCCGGTGCCGCGCCGCCCGAGACGTCCACCGCGATGATGGA contains these protein-coding regions:
- a CDS encoding BRO-N domain-containing protein; the protein is MNEPGKRPKHVEQHEAIDVSDFVYAATGARVRRLTLPDGSHWFPAVDVCKELGHTNSRKALADHVPDEHREMLETVTGGYGLSIPAGRGWRRDLHVISLQGLILLVNACTKPACAPFKQWVAEVIETVQREGYYSLDEAEVQSPEPGAPIAYAMPEQVAEAIVRLEAHNLQLDEELADGQRESIALHKETLALQREVLAAQQGTLAVQQATLAVQQAMVRAMERIADRIDSLVLDRRPPQAHLTAPPTTETVLAGWRQRLSVTEDVWTVAVVIAPVLVEQGELREPLESIAARTGLSVHRVNECLRLLRKHACIRSRGGTEDGAPVYVLHQD
- a CDS encoding dihydrolipoamide acetyltransferase family protein, whose protein sequence is MTTMTNASVREFKMPDVGEGLTEAEILKWYVQPGDTVTDGQVVCEVETAKAAVELPIPYTGVVRDLHFPEGTTVDVGTSIIAVDVSGGAAPAVEAPAPAAEPEQAPEEPAAEPPARQPVLVGYGVATSSTRRRPRKTAPDTAAAHAQQEAAPVQTELNGYGAPAAPRERPLAKPPVRKLAKDLGVDLTTVTPTGPDGIITREDVHAAVAAVPAPAVPAATPAAPVPAPAPAPAPVSYDTARETRIPVKGVRKATAAAMVGSAFTAPHVTEFVTVDVTRTMKLVEELKQDKEFTGLRVSPLLLIAKALLVAIRRNPEVNASWDEAAQEIVVKHYVNLGIAAATPRGLIVPNVKDAHAKTLPQLAESLGELVSTAREGRTSPSAMQNGTVTITNVGVFGVDTGTPILNPGESAILAVGTIKLQPWVHKGKVKPRQVTTLALSFDHRLIDGELGSKFLADVAAILEQPKRLISWA